The sequence below is a genomic window from Thiofilum sp..
GTAGATGGTCAGGTTGCATCAGGTTTATACGGCAATATCAGCGAGTATATTCGCGACCTAATACGGAAAGACCAAGAACAGAAACAAATGGCTATAAACGAATTAAGAGCCGTTTTAGACCATGCTGAGGCTAGTGGGGTCAGTCGTTTGTCAATGGCTGAGATTCGCACTAAGGCACGTCTTAAGGTCGCACA
It includes:
- a CDS encoding type II toxin-antitoxin system ParD family antitoxin, whose translation is MRHTISLPDPMSHYVDGQVASGLYGNISEYIRDLIRKDQEQKQMAINELRAVLDHAEASGVSRLSMAEIRTKARLKVAQ